From the genome of Brassica oleracea var. oleracea cultivar TO1000 chromosome C4, BOL, whole genome shotgun sequence:
ATATAAAATCGAACACAAAAACATCATAGTTTTAAATATACATATTTTTAAGTCGGGTACAAATCGGTTCTTATCGGGTCGGGTCTATTCGGGTCGGTTCTTTTCGGATCCGGGTCTATTCGGGTCGGTTCTTTTCGGGTCTAGGTCTATTTGGATTGTTTTTTCGGTTTCGGTTTTTTCGGGCAAAAAAAATTTAGATCCAAAAGATACTTGTAAATTTTCGGTCCGGTTTCGGGTCGGGTATTTTTGGGTCGATTCCAGTTCGAGTCTTCGGGTCCAGGTTAAAATGCCCAGGTCTAGAGGAGAGGATGAAGATAACAGAAACATCAACCGCAATTATTCGTACCAGCTGGCAGTCGGTAAACGAATGGGTCGTCTATAAAGCCCAAACATAAATTAGTGGGCCTAGCTTGGAAGTATATATAGGTTTCCTTTTCTCTCTCTCAAAACCTAAAATCAAGAGAATAGTTTTGGAAGAGATCTTATGGCAACAGCACAGAGACACAATGACGAGGAGGAAGAGGCTCAGATCCCAAAAACAGAGTTTGAAACATCTTCTGAAGTTGAGTCAGACAAAAAAGCAGAGAGATCCACCACCAAACTTGACAAGCAAGCTATTCCCAAGGTAGTAAGTTAGTAACAAAACTTGTTTGGCAGATCACTGTTAAAAATTCTCTCGTGTATATTTTATTCGATGATTCATTCATATATAATATAAAAAAAAAAGCAGAAAAGTCCTAATCTGACAAAGGAAGAGAAGACAATAAGGGATAGTTACTTTTATTGCTGCCAGAATTTCTTTACCCTTCCCGAGATGATCGATTACATGAAGGTGAATCATGGTTTGCCAAAGACCACTGTGACCAATGTTTTCAGGGAACTTTTAACCGGTCGCAATGGTGAAGCTTATCTGAGAGCTTCACAGAGAAGAGGTCTTCAGAGGAGTAGTAATGGTACAACAAGTGGTAGTGTAGGTTCTTCTTCTTCGACTAAGTAAGTAGTGCTTGCTTTATTATTTGGATTATGATATCCACAAACTCATGTTGCTTTTCTTTGATTCGATTTGGATTTTTGTAAGGTTTTTGTTTACATTTTATTAAGGATTCAATTTCATATTGATGAATATTTTTTCCAAGTAATTTTCCGAAACATACCTCTAAGAAGGAGTGCTCAGATTGTCATCTGATTCCCGCCTTTTGCGCTCAATTTTCCTTACTGTAGAGTGATACTGTGCAGCTCTCAGATACATTTCAGCATTTATTCTTTTCAACATCTCCCTGAAAACCTTCGTCACCGTCTCTGCTGTTAAGCCGCGGTGCCTGGTTGTCATGAACTCAATCAGCTCCGGTAAGGTGTAGAACTGTCGGCAGCAGGAATGGTAGTTGGCCTTCATTATTGCTTGTCCTACCGTCAAAGGATTGGTAGCTTGACTCTGCCTTCCTCTGCCACTCCGGCCCTATGACATGATTTGTTACAATACTCAGATCTTTTAAAGGCTGTGTTCCCAAGTTATATAATATCTTTTGATATATACGTCAATGAATCAGTCTTACCGACGAAGAAGCAACATCAGCATCATTGTTATTCAACGAAGAACCTCCCTTCTCCTTGTTGCTTTTCTTTTTGTCCATTGTCAGTCCTGCAAATTTTTAGAACCTGATCATAATCATCTTCAATAAAGAGTAAGAATCGCAAACAAGTAGAGATTTTCAAAACAGATCATCACAATAGTAGAATCGAGAGAATCTACAGAATGATCAGTTAAAACAATCCGCAGCTGACTACCATTTCCGAATCGATCATCATACACTGATTCGGTAAATCTAAAACTGATTTTACGAATCAAACGCCTGTTTCGATTTCAATTCACGATTCCACAAACGAGATTCGCGAATCTGAGATTCAGCTTATGAATCAAATGTCAATCTCTGATGCAACGATCGCTAATTTCAAAACTCTAAGCTAACAATGAACAAAAATCCAAAAAAACGAAACGAGCGATCAGTTCTGAGATTCCATGGAGATTGCAAACGAATCTATAAACTCGAATTTCAGTTCGAATCAACGAATCAATGAGCAGCTAGCAATCGATGAATCATCGGAAACTCAAGTTCCGAGTATGCAAACAGCTCCGGATACAGAGAAGAGATTGACGAACTGGCGGAGATGAGGAGGAGACGGCGATCAGATCGCCGGCGTTTCTCTCTTCCGACGATTATTCTCTCTCCGTCTCTGCTTGGCGGGACTGACAAAGTAACAAACTCTTAAAAAGATATTTTTGTTTATATTTTTCAATTTTTTTTTGTTATGGGCCGATGGGCCGTATACTTTAATGGGTTTATACGCTAGTATTAGTAGTGTCTTGAATATGTCAAAGGATGAGTTTATGTAATTCAATGGCTATTAGGAAATGTGATTAGTGCTTTGTATTATATAATGTTGTTCTTATTTGATTTTTCACTGCATTTGACTTGAAATTATTAGGCTACAGAATCAAGGAAATGTGATTAGTGCTTTGTATATAAACCGAGTGTGCAGAAGGTGCGTCCTTTTAGCACTTTTGAGTGGAAGATTTACCAGAATCTTGTGTGTAAAACTGTTTTTTTTTTTCTTATGTGCATATGTGACAGGACCACTATAAGGCTTAATTCGTTCTTGTGCTGTATGCAACTTTGGATTAATAGCTGAACAGTTAGGAATAAGCTTTAAATGAGAAAGAAAAAACAAGCCTCCATTCTTATTGTATTCTAATATCTCAGCTAAAGAGTTGAACTTTCAGTAAACTTCCTTACAGAATCAGAAATCCTATAGTTCATCCTTGGCAACATCGTTCTTGTTATCACTATCACCATCTTCACCACCCTTGCTCTGCTTCGCTTGAAGTTTTTCAACAACATCATCAAGTGGAGGATCTCCAGGTCGTCGAAACTCTTGCTTCCCTATCTTAACCTCATAAGCCTCTTCTTGGCTCAACACGAACTCCCTTAGCTACAAAGAGAATTGATTCTAACTTGTCATCAAGATCGCTGACTAATCATTTTAAGTAAAAGTTTCAAACTTTCTATTACCTCAGTCACTTCCTTGCCGTTCTGCATATTGAACATCACCGTGCTTCGATCCACGGCCATGAATCTCACTCCTAACCCACCCGTTCTCAAAACTTTCGTCCATTTCATAGCAATATCCACCACCATATCCTTAAACCAAAACCACCATTATTCAAATCGCATAGTAAGATTCAAATCGGTTTGATTTACCTTACCTTAGTACGTTTGACGCCTAGCCGGAGCTTGACGAACCCGACGACCGGCGCGAAAGTCCGTTTAGCCATCTCCTCCTGGATCTGATCGAATCCCATGTTGGAGAAATCCGGAGGCGGATCGAACTCGGGCGTCGCCGCTTTGCTCCCCCACTGTTTCCACGATTCGTCTTCTTCGCTGTCTTCCACGTCGTCTAGATCGTCGGTGATCTCGATCCGCCGCTTCCCCGCTTCGACGGATCCGTGAAAGTTAGAGATGAGAAGAAGAACGAGGCAAAAGAGTGGAATCAAGGAAGAGGAACGAAGCATCTTCTCCATTGTTTCTTTCTTCTTTATTTCTAAAAATCGGTTGCGTCACGACAATTAACGACATTTAACTGAAACCTGCTCATCTAAAACTACTTGCCGTTTTCTTTATTTGTAAGAGAAATGCGTGCCGAGTAGTGAACGTTTTAAAGGAGGCAAGAAGAAGGCCTTATATTATAAAAGCCCAGTCTAGTTTTTGCTAATATTTAAACCCATTAGTAGAAAATCCGAAATTGAAGCACACAGCATGAAGCCAAACCAGCCCAAAACATATTTAATTTGACTATTAGTCCTGTAACCTGTGTTTTCAACAATTTCAATAAGTAATTATAATGTACAAGACATAAAATTATTTGTAATGATTTTTAGCCAACCACCTTTTGATATTATTATTACCCAATATAAAACTAAATACATTTAACATTTTGCCAAAGGAAAAAGACAAAAATTCCGAAACAAAAAACGTGGACAAGTGCCAAATAAATCACACGTGTCTCGACATCATTTGCCCATTTTTGATGCAGAGAAGGATAGTTACGTAATAAAAGTGAAAACCGAGGGCGTCGTCACGCATTTTCCGTGTACTGATAGTGTGGGCCCCGACAATAAAATAAAAAAAAAATAAAAATATCGGTTTTATAGACCTCTTCCTCCAAAATAAATTAAAAATAAATAAATAAATAAAAGAAGAAATGGGAAGTAAATCCCATCCCAGCTAGGGTTTGACTGCAGCAAGGGGGGGAATCTCTGATCGCGTGAATTCTGGAGAGTGAGAGGAATCGCCATCGCTTCCCGTGGATTTCGTTTCTCGAGAAGCCACCCCACAAAGGATCTGGTTTATTCCGTTGCATCCCGCGACTTCGTTTCTCCCTCCCAAAAAGAAATTCGATTCAAATCTAGAGAGAGAGAGAGAGAGAAAGTGGCAGAGAGTGAGTGTGTGGCTTTGTAACGTTTATTGCTTTTTTTTGTTTGTTGTTAGGGGTTTTGAACATTTTTGTCTTTATTGTGCATTTGAATTAGGTTTGATTGCTCGAAGAATTGAATGCAATCTGGAGGCAGTGGCGGAGGCCCCGCCCGGGGCATGGGTCCGGCGGGTCGGACCAACTCCACATCATCCGCTGCGTCTCCGACTTCTTCATCTTCATCCGTGCAACAGCAGCAGCAGTTGGCGTCTAGGCAGGTAAAGAGTTGCGAAATTATTGTAAAGTTTGTTGGAATTGTGAATAATGTTCGTTTTGGAGGTGTAAAATGATCTTTGTAGTCGCTAATTTTGTTTCTTAATCTTGCTTTCATTCAGTTGCCAATTTATTTAAATTCAGTTATGTTGAGTAACGCTATTTGAATTCTCTAATAAATTTTTAATGCTTTTTATAATTGCAGCAGCAGGGGAGAAACTCAGAGGCAAATGATGGCATGTTCGCGTATCATCCTGGTGGGGTTCAGGGGATGATGGGAGGTGGTAACTTTGGTTCTCCGTCTGGCTCTATGCAGCACCGGAGATTGTTTGACTCTCCTCAACAACAACAACAACAACAACCACAGGGCTCTTCCCAAGATGGCCAGCAAAGTTTTAATCCGATGCAGCAAGCGTATCTTCAGTTTGCTTTACAGGCGCAGCAACAAAAGGTGCAGCAGCAAGCTAGAATGGGAATGATGGGTTCATCTAAGGATCAAGACGCACGGATGGGTATGTTGAATATGCAAGGCGCGATGCAGCAGGCATCTAATCAGGCACAGGGCTCGCCGTCTAATCCATCGGCTGAACAGTTTGCTCGCGGTGAAAGGCAGATGGAATCAGGTCACGAAACAAAACCCCATCCCCAGCAAGTTGGGACTGGACAACTAATGCCTGGAAATATTACAAGGCCAATGCAGGCACCACAGGGTCCGCAGGGTGTGAATAATATGGGGTCCAACCAACTCGCGTTTTCACAGCAGTGGCAGGCCATGCAGGCGTGGGCGAGGGAGCGTAATATTGATCTCTCGCATCCTGCCAACGCCAGCCAAATGTCGCACATACTCCAGGGAAGAATGGCTGCCCAACAGAAGTCTAATGAAGGAAATGTGGCTTCACCGTCACCGTCTATTCCAGTGTCTAGCCAGCCATCTTCATCTTCACGTGTTCCAGGTGAGAACTCGCCTCGTCCCAACTCTGCTGGTGATATCTCTGGGCAGTCAGGATCAGGAAAGGCCAGACATGCGATATCTACCAGCTCATTTGCCTCGACTTCCAGTCCTAGAATGATGAACCCGGCTGCGAATCCATTCTCTGCCCAAGGGAGAGATAATCCAATGTATCCTCGCCATTTAGTTCAGCCTACGAATGGGATGCCCTCTGGAAATTCCATGCAGACGTCTGCGAATGAGACACATGTTTTGGATCACAATGCTTCTACAAATAAAGGTTTAGGTTCTGCTGAACATTTGCAGATGCAGCAGCCTAGGCAGATGAATGCACCCAGTCCAAAAGCTGTTCTATCTGACGCTGGTTTACTCAGTAAATCTTCCCTTCAGATTGGACAGGGGATCAAACAAGAGCAACAGCGATCAGGATTTACCAAACAACAACTCCATGTTCTCAAAGCCCAGATACTGGCATTTCGTCGTTTGAAGGTGTTTAGCTCTGTCTGCCTCTTCATTTAATATTATTTTTTCATATAACCTGTCTACAAATCACGTTGTTTGATTTTCTTTCCTTTTACCTTTTACTTGACAGAAAGGAGAAGGTTCTTTGCCTCAGGAGCTTTTTAAATCTATTGCTCCACCACCGCTTGAAGTGCAGACTCCGTTGCAGATTTTTCCTGTGAAAGTACATGTTCAGGATAGGTCTTCAGACAAAACTGTAGAAAACCAAGCAAGGTCACTGGAGTCTGGCAAAGAGTCTCAGACTGCTGCTTCTTCAAATGGACAGATTTTTGCTAAAGAGGAAGATAATGGTGGAGATACAGAAGTACCATTGGCGACGGGCAACAGCCAATTATTTCAAAATCTGGGAAAAGAAGCTGCTTCTACTACTGCGGCTACGAAAGAGGAGCAACAAACTGATGTATTCCCTGTTAAGTCAGACCAAGGAGCAGATGCTAGTACTCAACAGACTCCTAGAAGTGATTCTAATGCTGATAAGGGAAAAGCTGTTGCATCTGATGGAGGCCAATCTAATGTTCCGGCACAAGCAAACTCTCCCCAGCAGCCTAAGGATACAGCCTCCGCCAGGAAATATCACGGACCATTGTTTGATTTTCCCTTTTTCACTCGAAAACATGACACTTATGGATCTGCAACAGCCAATGCCAACAACAATCTCACATTAGCTTATGATATCAAAGACCTGATCTGTGAAGAAGGTGCAGAATTCTTCAACAAGAAAAGAACAGATAGTTTGAAGAAGATAAATGGTCTCCTAGCAAGAAACTTGGAAAGGAAAAGGATTAGGCCGGATCTTGTTTTACGGCTTCAGATTGAAGAGAAAAAGCTCAGGCTATCGGCTCTTCAGTCTCGTGTTAGAGATGAAGTGGATCGACAACAGCAGGATATAATGTCCATGCCTGATAGACCATACCGTAAGTTTGTGAGGTTGTGCGAACGACAACGCCTTGAAATGAATAGACAAGTACTGGCCAACCAGAAAGCTGTTAGAGAAAAGCAGCTGAAAACCATTTTTCAGTGGCGTAAGAAACTCCTTGAGGCTCACTGGTCTATACGTGATGCACGCACTGCTCGTAACAGGGGAGTTGCCAAATACCATGAAAAGATGTTGAGAGAGTTCTCGAAGAGACCAGATGATGGCCGGAACAAAAGGATGGAGGCACTGAAAAATAATGATGTAGAAAGGTACAGGGAGATGTTGCTGGAACAGCAAACAAATATACCTGGTGATGCTGCTGAAAGATATAATGTTCTCTCTTCATTTTTGACCCAAACGGAAGATTATCTCCATAAACTTGGAGGTAAGATTACTGCCACAAAGAATCAACAAGAAGTGGAGGAAGCAGCGAATGCTGCAGCAATTGCAGCGAGATTGCAGGTGTACATATTGCTTTTATACTTTACCCCTAATTTTCAATTACTCTAGACAATTTCAACTTAAATGTGGACTTTGCATGTCTTAGAGAGCAGAACTCTTCTTTTTCAAAGTTATTGTTGATAGTAGCTTGTCTGTTTCCGTTCTTGATGCAGGGCCTTTCAGAAGAAGAGGTCAGGGCGGCAGCTGCTTGTGCTCGGGAAGAAGTTCTGATCAGAAATAGATTTGTGGAAATGAATGCGCCAAAAGATAATTCATCTGTTAACAAGTAAGTCATTACACAGACCAAAAAAATTTAGATGGGGAAACAGCAAAGCACTAGTTGTTACTCATAACTTATCAGCCTGTACAGCTTACTGCTTAAAAAGTATGTGCTGATCTGTAAAATACCGACACTCAGACTGTACACAACGCACAATTGGGAATCTCCTTGGGTGCTGCCTTTAGCGTTTCCCTTACCCTTTTTGTTATGCCTTACTCTAGGTATTATACTCTGGCTCATGCTGTAAATGAAGTCGTTGTGAGACAACCGTCGATGCTCCAAGCTGGAACTTTGCGTGATTACCAGCTGGTATTTCTTTCATCCAGGCTCTATCACGTTGTATTGTGAATTATTTTTCTGTTGTGCCACATTTTACTGGTTTCTAAGCTATTCTTCTCTGTGCCCTTCAGGTTGGATTGCAATGGATGCTCTCCTTGTATAATAACAAATTAAATGGGATCTTGGCTGATGAGATGGGTCTTGGAAAAACTGTGCAGGTTAATTTTGCTCTCAGCAGGGATTCTTGGATTTACTGTACTTGCCTTGGGCGAGCATTAAAGCAATTATATTCTGTTGGCACTATATGCTGATTATTTTTGGTTTTCTCTGTGTAGGTAATGGCACTGATTGCTTACCTTATGGAGTTCAAGGGGAATTATGGACCACATCTCATCATCGTTCCTAATGCTGTTCTGGTGAACTGGAAGGTTTGTGATTTCTGTTAGAATATCCTATAATTTTCTCAGAAACCATGCACCAACGGTTTATTCGAGACCTCACGTCTATAAACTCATAATTTCGAAAGTCACTTCCCCAACAACCCACAATTCTCATTTATCCATTATTTATGCTTAACTTTGACTCAAGCCTGTTAGTTGTGCTGACATAACCATTTCCAGTTGATGAACTCGTCTGTGTTCCGTAGAGTACTTATCAGCTCTTGCTATCTTTTGTCGACTTCTATATGATAATTTTATACACGGTTAACAGTTTTTCTTTTTCTTTTGCAGAGTGAACTCCATACTTGGCTGCCATCCGTTTCATGCATATATTATGTTGGTACAAAGGATCAACGTTCAAAATTGTTCTCTCAGGTAAACTTTGAAAAAGCTACATTTGCTCGAGATTTTGTTTTAAAATTGTTGATTGATAGAAAAATCTCCTGTTTTCTTTAACACAGGAGGTTTGCGCCATGAAGTTCAATGTCCTCGTTACGACTTATGAGTTTATTATGTATGATCGATCAAAACTCTCAAAAGTTGACTGGAAATATATTGTTATTGACGAAGCACAACGGATGAAGGACAGAGAATCTGTTTTGGCCCGAGATCTTGACCGATATCGCTGCCAGAGGAGATTACTTCTCACTGGGACACCTCTACAGGTTGGTAAAAGTAAAGCTAATTGGGCATTAATTGATGACATTTAACATTTGGAAACCAAGATTCCATGAGTTGTTCATATCATATTGAATGCGATATAGATGATTCTTATTCTGCTTTTATGAAATCTTGTAGAACGATCTGAAAGAGCTTTGGTCACTATTGAATCTCCTCCTTCCTGATGTCTTTGACAATCGAAAAGCATTTCATGATTGGTTCGCTCAACCCTTTCAAAGAGAAGGTCCTTCGCATAATATAGAGGATGACTGGCTGGAGACTGAGAAAAAGGTCATAGTCATTCACAGGCTTCATCAAATTTTAGAGCCGTTCATGCTCAGACGTCGTGTTGAGGATGTCGAAGGTTCACTTCCTCCTAAGGTAGGATCTGTCATATATCGATGCCATTATTTTTCGTCTAGATGATTATTCTGACAATGCTTTCGGTTACAGGTTTCCGTAGTTTTAAGATGTAGGATGTCTTCTATTCAGAGTGCCGTTTATGATTGGATCAAAGCTACTGGAACTCTAAGAGTTGATCCAGACGATGAAAAACTTAAGGCTCAGAAGAATCCGATCTACCAAGCCAAGATATATAAAACTTTAAACAATAGGTGCATGGAGTTGAGGAAAACATGTAATCATCCGTTGCTCAATTATCCATATTTCAATGATCTTTCCAAGGATTTTCTCGTAAGGTCATGTGGAAAATTGTGGATTCTGGATAGAATTCTTATAAAGCTACAGAGGACAGGCCATCGTGTATTACTCTTCAGTACAATGACTAAACTCCTTGATATCTTGGAAGAGTATTTGCAATGGAGGAGGCTCGTATACCGCAGAATAGATGGGACTACCAGTCTAGAAGATCGGGAATCAGCTATTGTGGATTTCAATGATCCGGATACTGATTGCTTTATTTTCTTGCTTAGTATACGTGCAGCTGGAAGGGGTCTCAACCTTCAGACTGCTGACACAGTTGTGATATATGATCCGGATCCAAACCCCAAGAATGAGGAACAAGCAGTTGCCAGAGCCCATCGTATTGGGCAGACGAGGGAAGTAAAAGTGATATATATGGAGGCAGTTGTTGAAAAAATGTCTAGCCATCAAAAGGAGGACGAGCTTAGAAGTGGTGGTTCAGTAGACCTAGAGGATGACTTGGCTGGGAAGGACCGGTATATAGGATCTATTGAGGGTCTCATAAGGAATAATATTCAGCAGTACAAGATTGACATGGCTGATGAAGTCATTAATGCTGGGCGGTTTGACCAAAGGACGACTCATGAAGAGCGGCGAATGACATTGGAGACTTTATTGCATGATGAAGAGAGATATCAAGAAACCGTCCATGATGTACCTTCTCTCCATGAGGTGAACAGGATGATTGCCAGAAGCGAGGAGGAAGTTGAGTTATTCGATCAGATGGATGAAGAATTTGACTGGACCGAAGAGATGACTTGTCATGAACAGGTGCCTAAGTGGCTTCGAGCTAGTACCAGAGAGGTGAATGCTACTGTTGCTGATTTGTCCAAGAAACCGTCAAAGAACATGTTGTCAAGCAGTAATCTAATTGTGCAAACTGGCGGGCCTGGAGGTGAGAGAAAAAGAGGGCGTCCCAAGAGCAAAAAGATTAACTACAAGGAAATTGAAGATGACATTGGATTATTCTCTGAGGAAAGCTCTGAGGAAGTGAACGTTGATTCTGGGAACGAAGAAGAGGGAGGAGACATTGGACAATCTGATGATGATGAGCTAACTGGTGCTCTTGGTGATCAACAAACCAACAATGGCGAATCTGATGGAGAGAACCCCGTCGCTGGTTATGATTATCCTCCGCGGTCTGGTAGTTATAAAAAAGTCCCTCCACAGGATGATGCCGGTTCTTCAGAATCTTCGCCAGAAAGTCATAGATCGAAAGAGATGGCTTCTCCTGTTTCTTCAAAAAAATTTGGCTCTTTGTCTGCATTGGACACTAGGCCAGGTTCTGTCTCGAAAAGACTGGTAGGCACCTGGTTTTGTCTTACATGCCTCTCTTCTTCCTTGTCGTGTGTGTAATGTTTGTTTCTTTAATAATGTTGGAACAGGTAGATGACCTAGAAGATGGGGAAATAGGAGCCTCTGGGGATTCTCACATAGATCTCCAACGATCCTATGACCGTGATGAAGGGGGAGGAGAACAGGTTTTGCAACCTACAATAAAACGGAAACGGAGTATTCGTCTAAGACCCCGTCAAACAGCAGAAGGAACAGACGGTAGTGATATGCCTGCAGCTCAGCCATTGCAAGGCGATCGTAGCTATCGATCAAAATTGAGAACAGTTGCTGACTCGCATGGTTCAAGACAAGATCAGAGTGATTCATCCTCGAGACTTCGGAGTTTACCTGCAAAGAAGGTAGCTAATACTTCCAAGCTGCATGTATCATCACCAAAATCTGGTAGATTGAACGCCACACAGCTTCCCGTGGAGGACAACGATGAAGCTGCTAGAGAAACATGGGATGGAACTAGTCATATAGGCTCTTCAAATGCAGGTGCAAGAATGTCCCCCATCATACAGAAACGGGTATGAATATATTTCATTGCGTTCTATTTTATTGTCGACGAGTCTGTACATTTATTTTGTTTGGGTTTTTTGAACTTACCCGGTGCTTGACTTTGCAGTGCAAAACCGTCATTAGCAAACTCCAAAGGAGAATCGACAAGGAAGGTCAGCAGATTGTGCCTATGCTGACGAATTTGTGGAAGAGAATTCAGAATGGTTATGCAGCTGGAGGTGTGAATAATCTTTTGGAGCTACGAGAGATAGATCAGCGGGTGGAAAGGCTAGAGTACGTAGGAGTTATGGAACTCGCATCTGACGTGCAGTATATGCTAAGGGGAGCAATGCAATTCTATGGATTCTCACACGAGGTTTAAATTTTTTTGCATCTCAAATAACTATAAACTCTTTCGATTTTGTGTGTGTTGATAATGTGAATAAAATCTTCCGCAGGTGAGATCTGAAGCAAGGAAGGTTCACAACCTCTTCTTTGATCTACT
Proteins encoded in this window:
- the LOC106340637 gene encoding uncharacterized protein LOC106340637 isoform X1 — encoded protein: MATAQRHNDEEEEAQIPKTEFETSSEVESDKKAERSTTKLDKQAIPKQKSPNLTKEEKTIRDSYFYCCQNFFTLPEMIDYMKVNHGLPKTTVTNVFRELLTGRNGEAYLRASQRRGLQRSSNGTTSGSVGSSSSTK
- the LOC106340637 gene encoding uncharacterized protein LOC106340637 isoform X3 → MATAQRHNDEEEEAQIPKTEFETSSEVESDKKAERSTTKLDKQAIPKNFFTLPEMIDYMKVNHGLPKTTVTNVFRELLTGRNGEAYLRASQRRGLQRSSNGTTSGSVGSSSSTK
- the LOC106340637 gene encoding uncharacterized protein LOC106340637 isoform X2, with product MATAQRHNDEEEEAQIPKTEFETSSEVESDKKAERSTTKLDKQAIPKKSPNLTKEEKTIRDSYFYCCQNFFTLPEMIDYMKVNHGLPKTTVTNVFRELLTGRNGEAYLRASQRRGLQRSSNGTTSGSVGSSSSTK
- the LOC106340639 gene encoding uncharacterized protein LOC106340639 — its product is MDKKKSNKEKGGSSLNNNDADVASSSGRSGRGRQSQATNPLTVGQAIMKANYHSCCRQFYTLPELIEFMTTRHRGLTAETVTKVFREMLKRINAEMYLRAAQYHSTVRKIERKRRESDDNLSTPS
- the LOC106339895 gene encoding uncharacterized protein LOC106339895, which codes for MEKMLRSSSLIPLFCLVLLLISNFHGSVEAGKRRIEITDDLDDVEDSEEDESWKQWGSKAATPEFDPPPDFSNMGFDQIQEEMAKRTFAPVVGFVKLRLGVKRTKDMVVDIAMKWTKVLRTGGLGVRFMAVDRSTVMFNMQNGKEVTELREFVLSQEEAYEVKIGKQEFRRPGDPPLDDVVEKLQAKQSKGGEDGDSDNKNDVAKDEL